One window of the Caminibacter pacificus genome contains the following:
- the speA gene encoding biosynthetic arginine decarboxylase: MMNYGIDIWGANNFFIENGKLKINYGNQPALIDIVKEIEERGFQGPILIRFPHLIRKQINSLYNSFKKAIKEFNYKGKFKAVFPLKVNQFPTFVKPLIKIAEKYNYGLEAGSKAELILAMTYNNKNAPITINGFKDKDMIRLAFIAGFMGFDVTITIEGLNELKSIIEVSKEYHKMPVNIGIRIRLHTSGVGIWAKSGGIESKFGLSSTEIIEAVDILKKEKMLDKLKMIHFHIGSQINDISPLKKAIRESGNIYADLRKMGAKNLSAINIGGGLAIEYSQWEEFRDKNYSIEEFSNDVVYLLKEISNKKHVPMPDIFTESGRFIASPSTVLVAPVIELFSQEYTEKALKLKEKNPDLVEELYDLYKSINENNYIEYFHDALDHFESLLTLFDLGYIDLIDRSNSEILVNLIIKKAITYATLKGFKNKDLKSINEKFQEKYLANFSIFQSLPDFWGLGQRFPIMPLTKLNVTPNRSATIWDITCDSDGEIPFSKQFPLYLHDVGLEKENYYLGFFLVGAYQEILGMKHNLFSYTNEAIVTFDSEGNYEIEFLEPTQKIREILIDLDYDIDEIERELKNNIESAIDDEEERKEILGELFLLLNDMVYLKND, translated from the coding sequence ATTATGAACTACGGAATTGATATTTGGGGAGCTAATAACTTTTTTATCGAAAACGGAAAACTAAAAATAAACTACGGAAATCAACCGGCTCTTATCGATATCGTAAAAGAGATTGAAGAGAGAGGTTTTCAAGGGCCTATTTTAATCCGTTTTCCGCATTTGATAAGAAAACAGATAAATTCTCTTTATAATTCGTTTAAAAAAGCGATAAAAGAGTTTAATTACAAAGGTAAATTTAAAGCAGTTTTTCCTCTTAAGGTTAATCAATTTCCGACTTTCGTAAAACCTTTAATAAAAATTGCCGAAAAATACAACTACGGGCTTGAGGCCGGAAGTAAAGCCGAGCTGATACTCGCAATGACATACAACAACAAAAACGCTCCTATAACAATCAACGGATTCAAAGACAAAGATATGATTCGTTTGGCGTTTATCGCCGGGTTTATGGGATTTGACGTGACTATTACGATAGAGGGGTTAAATGAACTGAAATCTATCATAGAAGTTAGTAAAGAGTACCACAAAATGCCGGTAAATATCGGTATTCGTATTCGTCTTCATACTTCCGGAGTAGGAATTTGGGCGAAATCAGGAGGAATAGAGAGTAAATTCGGCCTTAGCTCTACGGAAATTATAGAAGCCGTAGATATCTTAAAAAAAGAAAAAATGCTTGATAAACTCAAAATGATTCATTTTCATATCGGAAGTCAGATTAACGATATTTCACCTCTAAAAAAAGCGATAAGAGAATCGGGAAATATTTATGCGGACCTTAGAAAAATGGGCGCTAAAAATCTTAGTGCTATTAATATCGGTGGAGGACTCGCTATCGAATATTCTCAATGGGAAGAATTTAGAGACAAAAACTACTCGATAGAAGAATTCAGCAACGACGTAGTCTATCTTTTAAAAGAAATTTCAAATAAAAAACACGTACCTATGCCTGATATTTTCACGGAAAGCGGCAGATTTATAGCGTCTCCTTCTACCGTTTTGGTAGCGCCTGTGATTGAGCTGTTTTCTCAAGAATATACGGAAAAAGCTCTGAAATTGAAAGAAAAAAATCCGGATTTAGTTGAAGAGCTTTATGACCTGTACAAAAGTATAAACGAAAACAACTATATCGAATATTTTCACGACGCGCTTGACCATTTCGAAAGTCTATTGACGCTTTTTGATTTGGGATATATCGATTTGATAGATAGAAGTAACAGCGAAATTTTAGTAAACCTCATCATCAAAAAAGCAATAACCTACGCAACCCTTAAAGGCTTCAAAAACAAAGACCTAAAATCGATAAACGAAAAATTTCAAGAAAAATATTTGGCAAACTTCTCTATCTTTCAAAGTCTGCCAGATTTTTGGGGACTTGGGCAAAGATTTCCTATTATGCCGCTTACAAAACTAAACGTCACACCAAATAGAAGCGCTACCATTTGGGATATTACTTGTGATAGTGACGGTGAAATTCCTTTTAGCAAACAATTCCCTTTATATCTTCACGACGTGGGTTTGGAAAAAGAGAATTATTATTTAGGGTTTTTCTTGGTAGGTGCTTATCAGGAAATTTTGGGAATGAAACACAATCTTTTCAGCTACACGAATGAAGCTATCGTAACTTTTGATAGTGAGGGTAATTATGAAATAGAATTTTTAGAGCCTACTCAAAAAATAAGAGAAATTTTAATAGACCTCGATTATGATATCGATGAAATAGAAAGAGAATTAAAAAACAATATCGAAAGCGCAATTGATGACGAAGAGGAGAGAAAAGAGATTTTAGGAGAGCTTTTCTTGCTTCTTAACGATATGGTATATCTAAAAAACGACTAA
- the hisS gene encoding histidine--tRNA ligase, which produces MIKALRGMKDIIEDKRFLKIFDTAREIAQNYGYEYIETPILEETALFKRSVGESSDIVNKEMYQFIDKGGNDVCLRPEGTAGVVRSFIEHKFDRQQTPKRFWYFGPMFRYERPQKGRLREFHQFGIESFGEASVYEDINVIAMAADIFDALGIDYILKINSLGCPTCMPKYRDKLVEFLNEHKNNLCEDCQRRISQNPIRTLDCKVESCQAILKDAPKITDNLCENCQSDFEKLKKGLENLGIEYEVDKNLVRGLDYYTKTTFEFVSNEIGAQSAIAGGGRYDRLVEFLGGKPTPGVGFAIGVERILDLVKAEDKRSGIYMGAMIEEAIPFIQKKAKELRNQEKVFVETKPKSLKAHLKAADKGNFKKAMIVGEDELKKGEFFEKEL; this is translated from the coding sequence ATGATTAAAGCGCTAAGAGGTATGAAAGATATTATAGAAGATAAAAGATTTTTAAAAATATTCGATACCGCAAGAGAAATAGCACAAAACTACGGATACGAATATATCGAAACACCTATTTTGGAAGAAACGGCTCTTTTTAAAAGAAGTGTGGGTGAGAGTAGCGATATCGTAAATAAAGAGATGTATCAATTTATCGATAAAGGCGGAAACGACGTATGTCTTCGTCCGGAAGGTACGGCCGGAGTGGTTAGAAGTTTTATAGAGCATAAATTCGACCGCCAACAAACTCCTAAAAGATTTTGGTATTTCGGTCCGATGTTTAGATACGAAAGACCGCAAAAAGGAAGACTTAGAGAATTTCATCAATTCGGAATAGAGAGTTTCGGTGAAGCGAGTGTTTATGAAGATATAAACGTAATAGCGATGGCTGCGGATATTTTTGATGCTTTAGGAATTGATTATATTTTAAAAATCAACTCTTTAGGATGTCCTACGTGTATGCCTAAATATAGAGATAAGCTCGTAGAATTTCTAAACGAACACAAAAATAATCTTTGCGAAGATTGTCAAAGAAGAATTTCTCAAAACCCTATAAGAACGCTCGATTGTAAAGTGGAAAGCTGCCAAGCGATACTAAAAGACGCTCCGAAAATCACGGACAATCTATGCGAAAACTGCCAAAGTGATTTTGAAAAACTTAAAAAAGGTCTTGAAAATTTAGGAATTGAGTATGAAGTGGATAAAAACTTAGTAAGAGGTCTTGATTATTACACAAAAACAACATTCGAATTCGTATCAAACGAAATAGGAGCGCAAAGCGCAATAGCAGGAGGCGGAAGATACGACAGACTTGTTGAATTTTTAGGAGGGAAACCGACTCCGGGCGTAGGATTTGCTATCGGAGTGGAGAGAATTTTGGATTTGGTAAAAGCGGAAGATAAAAGAAGCGGAATTTATATGGGTGCTATGATTGAAGAGGCTATACCTTTTATTCAGAAAAAAGCTAAAGAATTGAGAAATCAAGAAAAAGTATTTGTAGAAACAAAACCAAAAAGCCTAAAAGCACACTTAAAAGCCGCAGATAAAGGCAACTTCAAAAAGGCTATGATTGTAGGAGAAGACGAGCTTAAAAAAGGGGAATTTTTCGAAAAAGAACTTTAA
- a CDS encoding TIGR00282 family metallophosphoesterase, translating into MNILFIGDIVGKPGRKMVKRYLPMLKKEKKIDYVIGNYENLAHGFGITPKTFKEMKNAGIDIFTGGNHTFDKKKEAIELLSAGEILRPLNYFEAPGSWYYEDENIIVISAMGVCCMPYGKNPFIELDNFLKEKKKFVFIDFHAEATAEKRAIFHLLKKRASAIIGTHTHVGTDDLEIDEGCCYLSDVGITGCRDNVIGMKIDGPIANMLTGLKQHYDVPDNCKSIFQAVLIESDGINAKKAYKLKAFDDSGIMITQIAGEGEVGNGEIVKL; encoded by the coding sequence ATGAATATACTTTTTATCGGAGATATCGTAGGAAAGCCCGGAAGAAAAATGGTAAAAAGATACCTTCCGATGCTAAAAAAAGAGAAAAAAATAGATTATGTAATAGGAAATTATGAAAATTTGGCACATGGATTCGGCATAACACCAAAAACGTTCAAAGAGATGAAAAACGCCGGAATAGACATATTTACGGGTGGTAATCATACTTTTGATAAGAAAAAGGAGGCTATCGAGCTTTTGAGTGCCGGAGAGATACTAAGACCTCTAAATTACTTCGAAGCTCCCGGAAGCTGGTATTATGAAGACGAAAACATTATCGTAATAAGTGCTATGGGAGTTTGCTGTATGCCGTATGGCAAAAACCCTTTTATTGAGCTTGATAATTTCTTAAAAGAGAAGAAAAAATTCGTTTTTATAGATTTTCACGCCGAAGCTACGGCTGAAAAAAGGGCTATTTTTCATCTTTTGAAAAAAAGAGCTTCCGCAATTATTGGTACTCATACGCATGTAGGTACGGATGATTTGGAAATTGATGAGGGGTGTTGTTATTTGAGTGATGTAGGAATTACCGGATGTCGAGATAACGTAATCGGAATGAAAATAGACGGACCTATCGCCAATATGCTTACAGGTCTAAAACAGCACTACGACGTACCTGATAACTGCAAAAGTATTTTTCAAGCCGTACTAATAGAGAGTGACGGAATAAACGCAAAAAAAGCTTATAAACTAAAAGCGTTTGACGATAGCGGAATAATGATAACTCAGATTGCCGGGGAAGGCGAGGTAGGAAATGGTGAAATTGTGAAATTGTGA
- a CDS encoding 3-methyladenine DNA glycosylase: MEFSNSYELLIELRKKELLKNKPKRWWPNFGTFEVVVGAILTQNTKWENVEKALTQWKMQNGEWRLEDIACCEPSYLAELIKPAGFYNQKSKRLITLSRNILRDFGDFESFKENVDREWLLSQKGIGFETADSILCYACGRETMVMDAYTKRLMKKHGYEFESYDEMKEWFERGVEENWDKLANFYKNDLNLCYSRYHGKIVEFMKRG, from the coding sequence ATGGAGTTTAGTAATTCGTATGAGCTTTTAATAGAGCTTCGGAAAAAAGAGCTTTTAAAAAACAAACCGAAAAGGTGGTGGCCGAATTTCGGGACTTTCGAAGTTGTAGTAGGAGCTATTCTCACACAAAATACGAAGTGGGAAAACGTCGAAAAAGCACTGACTCAGTGGAAAATGCAAAATGGAGAATGGAGACTCGAAGATATTGCGTGTTGCGAGCCGAGTTATCTTGCCGAGTTGATCAAACCCGCCGGTTTTTATAACCAAAAATCAAAAAGACTCATAACTCTTAGCCGAAATATTCTAAGGGATTTTGGGGATTTTGAAAGTTTTAAGGAAAATGTCGATAGAGAGTGGCTTTTAAGTCAAAAAGGAATAGGATTTGAAACTGCCGATTCGATACTTTGTTATGCGTGCGGCAGGGAGACTATGGTAATGGATGCTTATACCAAGAGACTTATGAAAAAACACGGATATGAGTTTGAAAGTTATGACGAAATGAAAGAGTGGTTTGAAAGAGGAGTTGAAGAAAATTGGGATAAACTCGCAAATTTTTACAAAAACGACCTTAATTTATGCTATTCGAGATATCACGGAAAAATAGTGGAGTTTATGAAACGTGGATAA
- a CDS encoding M48 family metallopeptidase codes for MDKIFFNGVEIKYKITKKPIKNVYLRVKEDHVEVSASHFVPKSFIEKFILKNAEHIIKKFENQKYYFLFGKKYLNNGIDVKELYKQKTPEIVLPFVYEYAKKMNLHPSKVSFRFNKSRWGSCSYKDSIIFNYYLAKLPVDIIEYIVVHELAHIKHKNHQKEFWSLMGEYIPDYKDRIKRLRKLEKEF; via the coding sequence GTGGATAAAATATTTTTTAACGGAGTCGAAATAAAGTATAAAATAACAAAAAAACCTATAAAAAACGTATATTTAAGAGTAAAAGAAGACCATGTCGAAGTAAGTGCTTCGCATTTCGTTCCTAAAAGTTTTATTGAAAAGTTTATTTTGAAAAACGCGGAACATATTATAAAAAAGTTCGAAAATCAAAAATATTACTTTTTATTCGGAAAAAAATACTTAAACAACGGAATCGACGTAAAAGAGCTATATAAGCAAAAAACTCCCGAAATCGTACTGCCTTTCGTATATGAGTACGCTAAAAAAATGAATTTGCATCCCAGCAAGGTCTCTTTTAGGTTTAATAAAAGCAGATGGGGGAGTTGTAGTTATAAAGATTCGATAATTTTTAATTACTATTTAGCGAAACTGCCTGTAGATATTATCGAATATATCGTAGTGCATGAGCTTGCTCATATCAAACACAAGAATCACCAAAAAGAGTTTTGGAGTTTGATGGGAGAGTATATTCCGGACTATAAAGATAGAATTAAAAGATTAAGAAAACTTGAAAAGGAGTTTTGA
- the rmuC gene encoding DNA recombination protein RmuC — MSEFYIGAIAFLVVSLIVLVFIAFKIAKQKSHIENLRKNLEELKRINEELNSQKELLRQELSKAKSEIARLDTMLDVKEKEFFEKTKLLEESKENLKNELKNIAYEIVKNAKDEISNESKRSIGEVITPLKSDIDEFKTSLKHLYESELKSLGFLQNELLNLKELNKNLAKEAENLAKAFSSDKKAQGIWGEMVLSKILELSGLREGIEYKKEVAFGTKRPDVIVYLPQNRAVIIDAKTSFNAYKKYIDTGDEKYLKEQVKAIKSRIEELSVRDYENIEELNTLDFVFLFVPVEAALNAAIEYDPSLFEFAYKKRVILVTPSTLLTALRAIENSWRSERQIKNLKNAVKKADDIYTKAVNFIEEFEKIEKNIHTLQKTYDNANIKLRGNQGLLYQLERFKKIMDLKPKKELD; from the coding sequence ATGAGCGAATTTTATATTGGTGCGATAGCTTTTTTGGTTGTGAGCTTGATTGTGCTTGTTTTTATAGCGTTTAAAATAGCCAAACAAAAGAGCCATATCGAGAATTTAAGAAAAAATCTTGAGGAATTAAAAAGAATAAATGAAGAGCTTAATTCCCAAAAGGAGTTACTTAGGCAAGAACTCTCAAAAGCCAAAAGCGAAATAGCAAGACTCGATACCATGCTTGACGTAAAAGAAAAAGAGTTTTTCGAAAAAACAAAACTTTTGGAAGAGTCAAAAGAAAACCTAAAAAACGAACTAAAAAATATAGCTTACGAAATAGTTAAAAACGCAAAAGATGAGATATCCAACGAATCAAAAAGAAGTATCGGCGAAGTCATTACACCTTTAAAAAGCGATATAGACGAATTCAAAACTTCTCTTAAACATCTTTATGAGAGCGAACTGAAATCTCTCGGATTTTTGCAAAACGAACTTTTGAATTTAAAAGAACTAAACAAAAATTTAGCAAAAGAAGCCGAAAACTTGGCAAAAGCGTTTAGCAGTGACAAAAAAGCTCAAGGAATTTGGGGAGAGATGGTACTATCTAAAATATTGGAGCTTAGCGGGCTTAGAGAAGGGATAGAATACAAAAAAGAGGTGGCTTTCGGTACTAAAAGACCCGATGTAATTGTTTATCTTCCGCAAAATAGGGCCGTTATAATCGATGCAAAAACTTCATTTAACGCTTATAAAAAATATATCGATACCGGAGATGAAAAATATCTAAAAGAGCAGGTGAAGGCTATTAAAAGCAGGATTGAAGAGTTGAGTGTGAGGGATTATGAAAACATAGAAGAGCTAAATACGCTTGATTTTGTATTTTTATTCGTGCCTGTCGAGGCGGCGCTTAATGCGGCGATAGAATACGACCCTTCGCTTTTTGAATTTGCTTATAAAAAAAGAGTGATTTTAGTTACTCCTTCGACACTTTTGACGGCACTTAGGGCTATTGAGAATTCGTGGAGAAGCGAAAGACAGATAAAAAACCTAAAAAACGCCGTTAAAAAAGCCGACGATATCTACACAAAAGCCGTAAATTTTATTGAGGAATTTGAAAAAATAGAAAAAAATATCCATACTCTTCAAAAAACATACGACAACGCGAATATTAAACTAAGAGGAAATCAAGGACTATTGTATCAGCTTGAGAGATTCAAAAAAATAATGGACTTAAAACCCAAAAAAGAGCTGGATTAA
- a CDS encoding LemA family protein, with product MNGALLAGVIGVLGAAFAVTYHILLFKKSKVEKSEGIIEAYLHQRYDLLPSLIENLKNSFELEKEIIEEIINLRIHAMQAESIDEKIEYEEKISRLIKLLLNKPVLKDIDLHENIRTLENKIAISKTDYNKAVTEYNNALDLVPSNLLAKIMRMKKRKTFEEN from the coding sequence ATGAACGGGGCACTCTTAGCGGGGGTTATAGGTGTTTTGGGTGCCGCTTTTGCGGTAACTTATCATATTTTGCTTTTTAAAAAGAGCAAAGTTGAAAAGAGCGAAGGTATAATCGAAGCTTATCTTCATCAAAGATACGATTTGCTCCCGAGTCTTATCGAAAACTTAAAAAACAGCTTTGAACTTGAAAAAGAGATTATCGAAGAGATAATAAACTTAAGAATTCATGCAATGCAAGCCGAATCCATCGATGAAAAAATAGAATACGAAGAAAAAATCAGCCGCTTAATTAAATTGCTTCTTAATAAACCTGTTTTAAAAGATATAGATTTGCACGAAAATATAAGAACACTTGAAAATAAAATAGCAATTTCAAAAACAGACTACAATAAAGCAGTTACCGAATACAACAACGCGCTCGATTTAGTTCCATCCAATCTTTTGGCTAAAATTATGAGAATGAAAAAAAGAAAAACTTTTGAGGAAAATTAA
- a CDS encoding metallophosphoesterase family protein — translation MKILHTSDLHIGHSVSGIDRGEEYERFFEWFEGVANEKKPDCVIVAGDVFDVYFPSNEAIRQYYDFLLSLKNKTKKVIIIGGNHDSFKTLKAPKEILKYLDVVVVSGSEDDFCEFVEFDDFVVVAISYLREGILKQYDDDIEKAIFKLYQEKLKEAKEKFPGKKLVTTAHFSVSGASLGDSERDIYVGNLEFVSKDVFEGYDYVALGHIHKPQKITENIIYSGSPLALSFKETYQKNIVFIEDDNVEFINVPKFREFASIKGSFKEVYEKISEMKDAFLEIVLDEIVDSEKLKLLKNGENHIVKITLPYVKEIKNFEVKKVTPEDIIKEIFDEKEIIEAFYEIKKEVEDEFGKVED, via the coding sequence ATGAAAATACTTCATACTTCGGATTTGCATATAGGTCATAGCGTAAGCGGGATTGACAGAGGTGAGGAGTACGAGCGGTTTTTTGAGTGGTTTGAGGGTGTGGCAAACGAAAAAAAGCCGGATTGTGTGATAGTGGCAGGGGATGTTTTTGACGTCTATTTTCCCTCGAATGAAGCGATAAGGCAATATTACGATTTTTTGTTGTCACTTAAAAATAAGACGAAAAAAGTGATAATTATCGGAGGAAATCACGATTCTTTCAAAACCTTAAAAGCTCCAAAAGAGATTTTGAAATATCTTGATGTTGTGGTTGTAAGCGGGTCGGAGGATGATTTTTGCGAGTTTGTCGAATTTGATGATTTTGTTGTGGTTGCTATTTCATATTTAAGAGAGGGGATATTAAAACAATATGATGATGATATCGAAAAGGCTATTTTTAAGCTTTATCAAGAGAAATTAAAAGAAGCAAAAGAGAAGTTTCCCGGTAAAAAATTAGTGACGACCGCTCATTTTAGCGTAAGCGGGGCGAGTCTTGGGGACAGCGAAAGAGATATTTATGTCGGTAATTTGGAATTTGTGAGTAAGGACGTATTTGAGGGGTATGATTATGTAGCTCTCGGGCATATTCACAAACCTCAAAAAATTACCGAAAATATTATTTATAGCGGCTCGCCTCTTGCTCTTAGTTTTAAAGAGACGTATCAGAAAAATATCGTATTTATAGAGGATGATAATGTCGAGTTTATTAATGTACCTAAATTTAGGGAGTTTGCGAGTATTAAGGGAAGTTTTAAAGAGGTGTATGAAAAAATAAGCGAAATGAAAGATGCTTTTTTGGAGATAGTTTTGGACGAGATTGTTGATAGCGAGAAATTAAAACTTCTAAAAAACGGCGAAAATCATATTGTAAAAATAACACTGCCGTATGTAAAAGAGATAAAAAATTTCGAAGTTAAAAAAGTAACTCCCGAAGATATTATAAAAGAGATTTTCGATGAAAAAGAGATAATCGAAGCGTTTTACGAGATAAAAAAGGAAGTTGAAGATGAATTTGGAAAAGTTGAGGATTAA